Proteins from one Shewanella pealeana ATCC 700345 genomic window:
- the dptH gene encoding DNA phosphorothioation-dependent restriction protein DptH, with protein sequence MSLKQFNDFLAEQFLNWGQHSIKPGYRYQFQSPDNENSMKLFDSIVSKADGTIDVKGTKLSIVTCGHSRLLPVLHSEDSNTAPGFTENFISHLRDEVAGQFGEFEDCALLVIHNSMLDTLINSAENVAQPASIWHPEQIKQAMYKLIDDVNGTRKVSECLLEHRFNQIVDDGATMFGFEKLYNALLDGDLKFSELGLLNDPAILTWDGKPEQINKRLDENKRLYEDIERITHHFPNELEEKLAEKDFGSKFVERNFGGEGLESWKTELEFSACKQEQEANRKNLLELESEVILQGELIAKNKSETKAGRRERHLILVIEEDQQDFGFELTFIGGKIERKQCSILHNKTDLIEIANPVNSGGKRSRVTVTGAYTGKAMFFTLDLKREKTAERYKFKVLVIRSGDFYIDAFRNNFLIEPPTSSKKTARITLQTEDSSFVIGIDGGKEGTKAVLDEIGQVFDNETTSEINFEQIANESDELHFVVKGQDSWLTFNVEGAIATDSLTLPLILDKDRFTRLYQDDYLGSFNRAKNKVLLDNKELSPKGKRLTLLQWEAEIVDGLLLTRRDEQQNPLSLNDIEATYPSLFVAYRALFDYYHEHRTLPSLCSWGPEYRVLAGQVVKQYNDAISAIGDDILLTAEQKQLINIGFATFSGQEFITPFHPMVIAYYLSLAEHVTLDQSHSFKTLPKVTLDRLNARGLLPFIYDPIHGFAFSQLEKENSFWLELVPQQDTSFSYVRKLVKDKVGEFKNAFSALFNAGPKATLIINSVNNKSNHEIFMGLVDFVKANKDKVCQVHVNLYDDKLVYSEFDRFAETASYDELKNLYELDKGAVREQADMIIDLLRTRLTYSKFENGKIDGKQAYSHLSFFRNNSKVEPRDVNVDKQLSGVVCHGLMAGEAAANKQDSYFTAFGLKNVDTEGQAHLQIAQKLGGLIKPARLSSEPTGNSKSMALVVSDNFRALLERSYVSSIWTTIIDPKVTLDFFENAKDMVLIHYSDNYTNSANYDAITVTRQTELYKKVLEQDEGGITEEFNAFNGEWLLKMITANANERKEKKGIIGAYKFVNCLLSQSDITWVPLSVAEMIRVTGNIGLKMSDSDFSRNVQGYKSGLISDDVLFVGFKDKQMYVLPLEVKTGIKQTHSKGVQQAKELKRYLCEDILGRNDFAGMLYRGLFIRQVLMQIDKYELYNLYSDTYFDGFLADREWWLQGDYSIAELANYPDGFMLSHVENDTFFEADFNEVDDILKIQLPISYLKQLVSTPLRELMTDVRPEQLCHIPEKYLLVAANSSETRKQPEQDLPEPQTTTQQSTSTDTHTISSRAIELSDFLPTKDPIKDAELVEKDSDTAHSDLNVPSKTAGQTPVSQPEQDNEPIKILVGHDVRDNAEVYWEPTNTAKFMNTNSGIIGTMGTGKTQCTKSVVTQLYRQQARNVDGKAIGILIFDYKSDYVDEKFLTATNGKKFNLHKLPYNPLSLFGDTPMLPVHTARGFSETMGKAFGLGQKQQLKLRKLIGEAYELAGIKKGDQSTWSKPAPTISDIWALFEETEPTEDSLYAALESLYELEIFEDNHEKCTSLYELVDGITVVELAGYPSEIQNLVVALTMDLFYSQMQKQGKPEVQGDFRQVTKLLLVDEADNFMSQNFPSLRKVLKEGREYGVGVILSTQDITHFKTSENDYSSYILSWIVHRVSQIKNQDIKSIFNKDDKSDQENLMKSIRELDKHYSLYVDGDKKVQKIKDKAFWELLG encoded by the coding sequence ATGTCTTTAAAACAATTTAATGATTTTTTAGCTGAACAATTCCTAAATTGGGGACAGCATTCCATTAAGCCTGGCTATCGATATCAGTTTCAGTCTCCTGATAATGAAAATAGCATGAAACTGTTTGACTCGATTGTATCAAAAGCCGATGGCACGATTGATGTTAAAGGCACAAAGTTATCAATAGTCACATGCGGTCATTCTCGTCTTTTGCCGGTATTACATAGCGAAGACTCGAATACGGCACCTGGTTTTACAGAGAACTTCATCTCACACTTGCGCGATGAAGTTGCTGGGCAATTCGGTGAGTTTGAAGACTGTGCATTGCTAGTGATCCACAACAGCATGTTAGACACGCTGATTAATTCTGCTGAAAATGTGGCTCAGCCTGCAAGTATCTGGCACCCAGAGCAGATTAAACAAGCAATGTACAAGTTAATCGATGACGTTAACGGGACTCGCAAAGTCTCAGAATGTTTACTCGAGCATAGGTTTAATCAAATCGTCGATGATGGTGCAACCATGTTTGGTTTTGAAAAACTTTACAATGCACTACTCGATGGCGATCTAAAGTTTAGCGAGCTGGGCTTATTAAATGACCCTGCAATTCTGACGTGGGATGGTAAGCCAGAACAAATCAATAAACGACTCGATGAGAACAAACGGCTATATGAAGATATTGAACGTATCACTCATCATTTCCCTAATGAATTGGAAGAAAAGCTTGCTGAAAAAGATTTCGGTTCTAAGTTTGTTGAGCGAAATTTTGGCGGAGAAGGCCTTGAAAGCTGGAAAACCGAATTAGAATTTAGTGCATGTAAGCAAGAGCAGGAAGCAAACAGAAAAAACCTATTAGAGCTCGAAAGTGAGGTGATCCTCCAAGGAGAGCTAATAGCAAAGAATAAGTCAGAAACCAAGGCGGGTCGCAGAGAGCGCCATTTGATTTTGGTTATAGAAGAAGACCAACAAGATTTTGGTTTTGAGTTGACATTTATTGGCGGGAAAATCGAACGTAAGCAGTGTTCAATTCTGCACAATAAAACGGACTTAATTGAAATCGCAAATCCAGTGAACTCAGGCGGAAAACGCAGCCGAGTGACGGTTACTGGCGCCTATACTGGCAAAGCGATGTTTTTCACTCTAGATCTAAAAAGAGAGAAAACAGCGGAACGCTATAAGTTTAAAGTGTTAGTCATTAGAAGCGGCGATTTCTATATTGATGCCTTTAGAAATAACTTCCTAATCGAACCACCAACTTCATCCAAGAAGACCGCGCGGATCACACTGCAAACAGAAGACAGCAGTTTTGTGATTGGCATAGACGGTGGCAAAGAGGGCACTAAAGCAGTACTCGATGAGATTGGACAGGTTTTCGACAATGAAACGACAAGCGAGATTAATTTCGAGCAGATAGCGAATGAATCTGACGAGCTACATTTTGTGGTTAAAGGTCAAGATTCATGGCTAACGTTTAATGTTGAGGGCGCAATCGCAACAGACTCACTAACACTGCCACTGATCTTAGATAAAGACAGATTTACGCGACTATATCAAGATGATTATCTTGGTAGCTTTAATCGCGCAAAGAATAAAGTCTTACTCGATAACAAAGAACTTTCACCCAAGGGCAAACGCTTAACCCTATTGCAGTGGGAAGCTGAAATTGTTGACGGTTTGCTGCTCACTAGACGCGATGAGCAACAAAATCCGTTATCTCTCAACGATATTGAGGCGACATACCCTTCGTTGTTTGTTGCTTATCGAGCATTATTTGACTATTACCATGAACACCGTACATTGCCTAGCCTCTGTAGTTGGGGGCCGGAGTATCGTGTTTTAGCGGGGCAGGTTGTAAAACAATACAATGATGCTATTAGCGCTATCGGCGATGATATTTTGCTTACGGCAGAGCAAAAGCAGTTGATTAATATCGGATTTGCGACCTTTAGTGGCCAAGAATTTATTACGCCATTCCACCCTATGGTCATTGCTTACTATTTATCACTAGCTGAGCATGTAACCCTAGATCAAAGCCATAGTTTTAAGACACTGCCAAAAGTGACGCTTGATAGACTAAATGCCCGTGGATTATTACCTTTTATCTACGACCCTATTCATGGTTTTGCCTTTAGTCAGTTAGAGAAAGAAAATAGCTTTTGGTTAGAACTCGTACCACAACAAGATACGAGCTTTTCTTATGTGCGTAAGCTAGTAAAAGATAAAGTCGGTGAATTTAAAAATGCCTTCTCGGCACTGTTTAATGCAGGCCCGAAAGCGACATTGATTATTAACTCAGTTAATAACAAATCAAACCACGAAATTTTTATGGGGTTGGTTGATTTTGTTAAGGCGAATAAAGATAAGGTCTGCCAAGTTCATGTGAATCTGTATGACGATAAACTTGTCTATAGCGAATTCGATCGCTTCGCCGAGACGGCGAGTTACGATGAGCTGAAAAACTTATATGAACTAGATAAAGGCGCTGTACGTGAGCAAGCGGATATGATTATCGACTTGTTACGCACTCGACTCACTTATAGTAAGTTTGAGAATGGCAAAATTGATGGCAAACAAGCTTATTCACACCTTAGCTTCTTTCGAAATAACAGCAAGGTAGAGCCAAGAGATGTCAATGTCGATAAACAGCTAAGTGGAGTGGTTTGTCATGGTCTAATGGCGGGTGAAGCAGCTGCAAATAAACAAGACAGCTACTTTACAGCATTCGGCCTTAAGAATGTCGATACCGAAGGGCAAGCACATCTACAAATTGCCCAAAAGCTTGGCGGCCTCATCAAGCCTGCGCGTCTATCTAGCGAGCCGACTGGTAACTCAAAGTCGATGGCGCTGGTGGTGAGTGATAACTTTAGAGCCTTACTAGAGCGTTCTTATGTCAGTTCCATCTGGACGACCATTATTGACCCTAAGGTGACCTTAGATTTTTTCGAGAATGCAAAAGATATGGTGTTGATCCACTATTCGGATAACTACACCAACTCGGCGAATTACGACGCAATTACCGTTACTCGCCAAACCGAGCTTTATAAGAAGGTGCTTGAACAGGACGAAGGCGGGATAACTGAAGAGTTTAATGCCTTTAATGGTGAGTGGCTGCTTAAGATGATCACCGCTAATGCCAACGAGCGTAAAGAGAAAAAGGGCATTATTGGTGCGTATAAATTTGTAAACTGCTTACTGTCGCAATCTGATATTACTTGGGTACCGCTTTCGGTTGCCGAGATGATCCGTGTAACCGGTAACATCGGTCTTAAGATGTCTGATAGTGACTTCTCGCGTAACGTCCAAGGTTACAAGTCAGGCCTCATCTCTGATGATGTACTGTTTGTCGGCTTTAAAGATAAACAGATGTACGTGTTACCACTTGAAGTGAAAACCGGCATCAAACAAACCCACAGTAAAGGTGTGCAGCAAGCTAAAGAGCTTAAACGTTACCTGTGTGAAGACATATTGGGCCGTAATGACTTTGCTGGCATGTTATATCGTGGCCTGTTCATCAGACAGGTGCTGATGCAGATCGACAAGTATGAGCTATATAATCTCTATTCAGATACTTACTTTGACGGATTCTTAGCTGATCGAGAATGGTGGTTACAAGGTGACTACAGTATTGCTGAGCTAGCAAATTATCCAGACGGTTTTATGCTCTCTCATGTTGAAAACGATACTTTCTTTGAAGCAGATTTTAATGAAGTCGACGACATCTTAAAAATTCAGCTGCCTATTAGTTATTTGAAACAACTTGTTAGTACACCGCTGCGAGAGTTAATGACGGATGTTCGTCCCGAGCAACTTTGCCATATTCCAGAAAAATATTTGCTTGTTGCAGCTAATTCAAGTGAAACGAGAAAACAACCAGAGCAGGATTTACCTGAGCCACAAACAACTACTCAACAAAGCACAAGTACAGATACTCATACGATCTCAAGTCGGGCTATCGAGCTCAGTGATTTTTTACCGACTAAAGATCCAATAAAAGACGCCGAGCTTGTAGAAAAGGATTCAGATACAGCACATAGCGATTTGAATGTGCCTTCCAAAACCGCGGGGCAAACTCCTGTTAGTCAACCTGAGCAAGATAATGAGCCTATAAAAATTCTAGTGGGTCATGACGTGCGTGATAATGCAGAAGTATATTGGGAGCCAACCAATACCGCTAAGTTTATGAACACCAACTCAGGCATTATTGGCACCATGGGTACAGGCAAAACGCAGTGTACCAAGTCGGTAGTGACTCAGTTGTATCGTCAGCAAGCGCGTAATGTGGATGGTAAAGCTATTGGTATTCTGATCTTCGATTACAAGTCAGATTATGTCGATGAGAAGTTTTTAACAGCCACTAACGGTAAAAAGTTTAACCTGCATAAACTGCCATATAATCCACTTAGTTTATTTGGTGATACACCTATGCTGCCTGTGCATACGGCGCGTGGTTTCTCTGAGACCATGGGTAAAGCATTTGGTTTAGGGCAGAAGCAACAACTAAAACTGCGAAAGCTGATTGGCGAAGCTTATGAGCTAGCTGGTATTAAAAAGGGCGATCAAAGTACTTGGAGCAAACCGGCGCCAACAATTAGTGATATTTGGGCGCTATTTGAAGAGACGGAGCCAACTGAAGATTCACTCTATGCTGCGCTGGAAAGTTTGTATGAGCTGGAGATCTTCGAAGATAACCATGAAAAGTGCACTAGCTTATATGAGCTGGTGGACGGCATAACAGTGGTTGAATTAGCAGGTTACCCATCAGAAATTCAAAATCTGGTTGTGGCATTGACGATGGACTTGTTCTATTCGCAGATGCAAAAGCAAGGCAAACCTGAAGTGCAGGGCGACTTTAGACAAGTCACTAAGCTATTGCTTGTTGATGAAGCCGATAACTTTATGTCGCAAAACTTCCCAAGCCTCCGCAAGGTACTAAAAGAGGGCCGAGAATATGGAGTGGGGGTGATTTTGTCAACGCAAGATATTACCCACTTTAAGACCAGCGAAAATGATTATTCGTCTTACATCTTAAGCTGGATTGTGCACCGTGTATCGCAGATTAAAAACCAAGACATTAAGTCAATCTTCAACAAGGATGATAAGTCAGACCAAGAAAACCTGATGAAGAGCATTCGTGAGCTAGATAAGCACTACAGCTTGTATGTGGATGGCGATAAGAAAGTGCAGAAGATCAAAGATAAAGCGTTTTGGGAGCTGCTTGGTTAA